The DNA region aaatattatttaaattaatacgGTTCGACCTCGGTTTAACCCCAGTTcgacctttaaaccttaaaccaATGCCTCGACCGGTTCgatgaccggtccggttttcagaacattggtaAATatgttttacacagacatctaATAATTGATCGAGTGACACTTATTTAAAGGCATTTATGTTcgcttttattttaattaaattaaaaatttatttttttgatttaACTACCCATCATTGTTAATccgtataaaaaatatttacactGGCTGTGCATTACCATTAAATTCAATATATTTCTAAAGAATTTAATAACTAGAAATACTAAATAAGATGCAAGCCTCGGCCATTTAATAGGTTTTATTATTTGTTTACTCGCGCGATTTTAAGCATCTATACACTAGAAGTAATTTTCATAGGAGTTATTTTTACTGAAGACATGATCATTAGACCACTTGGCAATTGGTAAGTAAAATAAtactcaaaattaatttttaagtgCTATGTGGGCTATACTCATTCTCAAGGTTTATGTGACTAGTATTTGCTAAGGAAAATGGGGTGCAAATATTTGTACAATGTAGACATTTAATAAATactcaaaaggaaaaagaaatagaagagagataaatgaaaaagataaagaaaaaaatatttgtttatatattttattaattttagtcATTTGATAATATCCATCGATGACACTTACACTGTGTTTAATTGGTAGACATGAaatatagagaagagagaaaagaaagagagatagTAGAGAGGTGGGTGAGGTGTCTATGTTTGGTACGTGAACACGGTATACAAAAGAGAGATAGAGGGTGAGATTTTTCCGATCGCTTTTTTGACTTCTTCACATTTCTCGATGACTGTTCCATTTTTTCTCTACCTGTTTTATGCAGTTAGTGGCGGTTCTAACCGCATCTAGCAGCATTCTAacctcacttttttttttcatttcttgcaGTTGGAACATTTTAAAACCACCACTATCTGCATTCTGTCTgccaattttattttctttgtatttaaaaatgattttttaattaaaagataatttttttcACTCATTCACCTTAATATTTCTCTTCTCTCCTTTATCTTTACCATACCAAACaacatataaatatacactATTTCTCACTCAACTTTTCTCTTTTCTACTCTCTCTTCTAtacctctctcttctctaccaaaggAAGTGTTagtctcattttttatttttgtgtttcataatgaacatatataatgaataatagcCTTTAAATCAAGCAGTCTATAACTGTTTATGGACCCAGCTACACAAAACATCCCAAAAAATCACACTTGGAATTGACTGACCTTCTCCATGTCATGCCCACTTTATTATGAATTTAGTTGAAAGTACTATTCCTCAACCATCAATAGGATATCTGAGTGGCTACTTTGTCTTTATAGCAAGCTAGAATGTTTGCCCTCCCCTCTGTGCTTTGccaagtttttttcttttgtttctttgggTTGATGAAAGGTTGTTGTTGGTTAAGGTTAGTTAGGAAAATGTTGGGCAGACACTAATAGGCATAGATGATACTCTAAATgataaaaagaagagaaaaaagagaaaaaatgaatgtcatatatgatatgatataatGAAAagtgtaaaataaaaaagaaaacacgGAGTAATGGAAATGTATGTACTATTAGTGATCTACATATCATAACACAATTAGTTATTATCAACATGGAGATGTCCTACATAACCAAACCCCTTTAACACACTCATGAGCACTGACcaactcatatatatatatgtatatatttaaCCACTACCTCAGTACAAATCCCTTTGTGAATAACAGCCCTTTATTCCTAGACTTTCTCCTTGTAGCTCCTGAGTCTCTCTTACTTCCCGCTTTCTCCTCCATCGAGCATAAACCACACTTCAAACTCTCAGGCCTCAGTTTCTTCAAGTAAATTAGACTTTAGAATACCCTATTTCCAAATCCCAATATCCACACATATCTGATTACTTCTAGACAACTCATTTGCTTTTCTAGACTGAGATTTTCTCAGATCTTAAATTTAACTTGAGTGTCAGAGTGTCGTTTGCAAATATCACCGCATTCACCACCGTGCTCTCTGCCAAGCACCATCAGTCCATCACGCTCGCTCATAGGATCATCTTGCTCAAATTCTGGAAGATCAGTTTCACTTTGGCATAAATCAGCTCACAGCTCCTAAAGCTTAGCAGGCTTCAAATTCTTGAAAAGTCTTTCCCCTCACTTCATCTATTactctaattttaattttagtttttttcttcATGTTCATGGACTACTTGAAGGAACTAGAATTCAAAAGTGTCCATGATTATCCTCACCACCAGATAATGATGGACAAAATGGTAAGCAACCCCCCTATATGGGTTCCGGGACCAGTGATAGTGGGTGCTGGTCCCTCAGGGCTAGCAGCAGCAGCATGCCTTAAACACAAAGGTGTTCCAAGCCTAATCCTTGAAAGAGCTGATTGCTTAGCTTCAATGTGGCAGCTCCGAACCTACGATCGCCTCCGGCTTCACCTTCCAAAGCAATTCTGTGAGCTCCCCCTCATGCCATTTCCCAAGAACTTGCCCTCCTATCCAACCAAAGAGCAATTCTTGGCCTACCTCAATACCTATGCTGATCGCTTCGATATAAAGCCGGCTTTCGGGAAAACTGTGGTCAGTGCTGAATTCGATCGCGTGTGCGGGTTTTGGAGGGTGAAGACTCAGGAGATGAAGAAGGAGGTGACCACGGAATATGTTTGCCAGTGGCTGATTGTGGCTACTGGAGAGAATGCGGACGAGGCGGTGCCGAAAATTGAAGGGATAGGGGAATTTGATGGGACTGTTTTGCATACTAGCTCGTACAAGAGTGGTAGCATGTTTTGTGGGAAGAGTGTTTTGGTTGTGGGGTGTGGGAATTCTGGCATGGAGGTTTGTTTGGATCTCTGCAACCACAATGCTCGCCCTTCCCTAGTGGTTAGAGACACGGTGAGTTTACTTAGACTCATGATCTTCATCATGTCAAAGATCTTCCATATAACATGCTTTACAGTAACATATTCttcccttatttttttttctcacttagAAGTTACACAAAAAAGTTTATCTCTAGTATATATTCTGACTTCATAATCACCTTTAGATGAGTTTCCAAACATATACTAATTCTCCTGATTTAGTGCATATTTGGAAACTTGTTCATAAATCACGGTTGAGTCAATATTATATTTTACACAAGGAACTTCACTCAATTTTTGTTTAACTATACTATGATTTTAGCTTTGTCTGGATTTTCAAACGAGTTTCTAAACATGAAGTTAGTGCATGTTTAAatacaaaatgaaaaattataatGAAACTAAAATCATAATGAACAATccaaaaaattaagaaaaattgttCGTGTAATGAAATTTTAGCTCATcataattttatgattttttaccGTCTAACCAAACATCAAACTAATGAAAGTTAAAAAATGAGCCAAATACTTAGTTTGAGGTGCAATATTTAAAGGATATATAAAATAATGATGTAAGCTCCCGTCCAAATCTTCATAGTGCTTTGATAGCCAATCTGAAATGCTAATTGATGTAAGAGTAAGACCCATGTTTCTGAAAAAGCTGGAAACTGGAGAGTGAAACACATAATATACTATATTTGCTATATAACTAGCTAGAAAAAATTCCCTCAAAGAGTCTGTGCCATTGTTCTCTCACTTCATTGGAATCCGTTTGCATGCGCAAACAATGTCAGCATCCCAAAATCCTTAGAATAACATGCACCTTCGAGTTTGAGATCACTCTTTTCTCTGAATAGAATCACTGTCAGTGACTGGGAGCATGAAAAGATGATTGTCATTAGTCTTTTTATATGTTCCACAATTACCTAAAAAGGTTCTTAAGCAGTAAGCATTTCATTACTTTTTCCActtcttttcttaattttttttctttccattggTGATGCAGGTGCATATCTTGCCACAGCAGATGTTAGGGAAATCAACTTTTGGGCTGTCTATGTGGTTGCTCAAGTGGCTTCCCATAAGATTTGTTGATCAATTTTTAGTTCTAATGTCAGATCTCATGCTTGGGGACACTGCTCAATTGGGTCTTCACCGCCCTAAAATTGGTCCTATAGAGCTCAagaacttgtacggcaagacaCCGGTTTTGGATGTTGGGACACTAGCTAAGATTAAAAGTGGCAAAATTAAGGTAAGCTTCCCACACTATTCCAATCTAATAGAAAAGTTTTTTTCTTAGATTTTGAGTTTTGGTTAGAGTTAGAACAACTTGAATATTCCACATAATTTATTCTAGATTTGTTTATTGTAAATTACTTTATAGTACATATTCACTCCTGATAGCTCAAGCAGTATGAGTTGTCAGGTGTAAGGATCAATCCCGGCAAATGACAAAATCTCATTCTTGATAAAAGGTTGGCACATAATAAAACAAAAAGTCTGTatatcttcagtttttcaaattcTAGATATCTAAATATTGGCCGAGGCGTCACGTACTCACATTCACTTAGTATAGAGTgagaattatttttttaagctaaataaaaagtaaattaaTGGGAAGTAGTCTACAAAAATGCTAGTAGGTTGCTTGCATCATATTCTGTTTTCATGTCTTAATCAACAAAAATGCTTTTTTTTACTCTAATGCAGAGATTTGGAAGACAATAAAaacatgttctttttttttgtttctttgtttcCAACATTAGATGGATGTTGTCTAATCTGTGTAGGTTTGCCGGGGGATTAAACGACTAGCCCGCAATGCAGTGGAATTTGTTGATGGGAAAGTTGAGAGCTTTGACGCCATCATACTAGCAACCGGTTACAAAAGCAATGTACCCTCTTGGTTAAAGGTGCTTCCCTTAACTCTTCTTTACTTTGTTACTAACTTTGGTATATAATTTTGGTACTTACTCTCATCATTGATATTATGATATGATATCTTTTATTAGAATGAATTCTCAAactttaaaactatttataaAAGTTTTTGCTCAGAATTCTGAGACTCAAAAGTTATTCGCAAAAGCTTATCATTCAGAAGAGTTTTCAAACATGATGGAGTTTATATGATTAATGTATACTGATTaagattgaaattaattttctgTGATTCAGGACAATGAGATGTTTAGTGAGAAAGATGGGTTGCCCAGGAAGCCATTCCCAAATGGATGGAAAGGCTCAAATGGACTATATGCTATTGGTTTCACCAAACGTGGCCTTCTTGGTGCATCTATTGATGCAAAGAGGATTGCAGAGGATATTGAACACAGCTGGAAAGCTGTTGAGGCTGCGCGTGTATTGGATATTCCTTCTCCACTTGCATGATAGATATTGTGGGAATTAAAGATGATGCAAATGTTTTAGGattagaaaaaagaagaaaaaatgatgGCGTCTTCATGGTGCCTTTGGCACACCTGGACTGATATAGGCGAACCGGGTCATTTATTTTGGGCTTATCACTATCATGTAAcaaatgggccgggcaacccatggtccagccggaccaaaacccaagttataaatagaagaggaccgcccaagcggcaggatcctatcattttcacgcattttattcgctttgtttactctcgcttactctcgatattggttagccttagtctgcggttccataccggaacattggcgcccaccgtggggccctggatactttcctaggcttcaattttcaccgcaatggtgactcgatccggggcgaacggagagaggaatcatgttcaacaaaatgatgttcctcccgatgttcttcagcggatcatggacgatctcaatgaacttcgtcaacataatcaacagttacagaatcaacttactgatatcaatcagactcagggtttacgagagggcgatcgaagaatggctgagacggtggtggactttcaaccttttacagaggaaatagcgaacACTGCCGTCCCAGACAATTTAAAGACTTTGAAACTCGACTCTTACTATGGCGATtcagatccaaaggaccatttagtgtatttcaacacgaaaatggtcattgtaggcgcatcagacgcgttgaagtgcaaaatgttgccatcaacttt from Lotus japonicus ecotype B-129 chromosome 2, LjGifu_v1.2 includes:
- the LOC130738961 gene encoding indole-3-pyruvate monooxygenase YUCCA2-like encodes the protein MFMDYLKELEFKSVHDYPHHQIMMDKMVSNPPIWVPGPVIVGAGPSGLAAAACLKHKGVPSLILERADCLASMWQLRTYDRLRLHLPKQFCELPLMPFPKNLPSYPTKEQFLAYLNTYADRFDIKPAFGKTVVSAEFDRVCGFWRVKTQEMKKEVTTEYVCQWLIVATGENADEAVPKIEGIGEFDGTVLHTSSYKSGSMFCGKSVLVVGCGNSGMEVCLDLCNHNARPSLVVRDTVHILPQQMLGKSTFGLSMWLLKWLPIRFVDQFLVLMSDLMLGDTAQLGLHRPKIGPIELKNLYGKTPVLDVGTLAKIKSGKIKVCRGIKRLARNAVEFVDGKVESFDAIILATGYKSNVPSWLKDNEMFSEKDGLPRKPFPNGWKGSNGLYAIGFTKRGLLGASIDAKRIAEDIEHSWKAVEAARVLDIPSPLA